One Pocillopora verrucosa isolate sample1 chromosome 10, ASM3666991v2, whole genome shotgun sequence genomic window carries:
- the LOC136283692 gene encoding tetratricopeptide repeat protein 28-like: protein MSDDISAERYGRKLFDLYSESGIMFYKLGENLKAKEYFGRALAITTEIGDRSGEESCFRNLGVLLQSLGQYDKAKEYLQKALVITTEIGDREGEASCYGNLGTVFYLLGQYDKAKEYHQKALVIATKIGDREGEATDYGNLGTVFKSLGQYDNAKEYLQKALVIKTEIGDRQGEASCYGNLGNVFLSLGQYDKAKEYLQKALVIRTEIGDRKGEASCYGNLGAVFESLGQYDKAKEYHQKALVITTEIGDRQGEATDYGNLGTVFKLLGQYDKAKEYHQKALVIKTEIGDRQGEASCYGNLGTVFLLLGQYDKAKEYHQKALVIKTEIGDRQGEASCYGNLGTVFKLLGQYDKAKEYHQKALVIKTEIGDRQGEASCYGNLGTVFLLLGQYDKAKEYLQKALVIKTEIGDRKGEASCYGNLGAVFESLGQYDKAKEYLLKALVITTEIGDRKEEASCYGTLGIVFYSLGQHDKAKDYHQKALVIRTEIGDRKGEASCYGNLGTVFWSLGQYDKAKEYHQKALFITTEIGDRKGEASCYGNLGTVFKLLGQYDKAKEYHQKALVIKTEIGDRQGEASCYGNLGTVFLLLGQYDKAKEYLQKALVIRTEIGDRKGEASCYGNLGAVFESLGQYDKAKEYLQKALVITTEIGDRKEEASCYGTLGIVFYSLGQHDKAKDYHQKALVIRTEIGDRKGEASCYGNLGTVFWSLGQYDKAKEYHQKALFITTEIGDRKGEASSYGNLGTVFQIVGDYEASEVCLEKALFISRDIGAGRKEFEVLEQYAILYLFQNKIKDSLSCLHLCVEKYEELRYFLGANDEFKTSLLEHSGIFPYKLLCTLLCDTGNARDALYVEELGRARGLSDLMAEKYSVETHIFANPQSWFGIENILRTKNNCTCLYISYFQKRLHLWILKTSGVLHHRRISVEENLVQAGLPKDLSLSQFLDDNFRGLGILPTKDCEDRSLNTINVQPLSPAQKSSARLRLVEEDEDKEVISSLSLCYKMFIAPVYDLLERPEVIIVPDRSLYKVPFAALSEKEGAEFLSETHKIRVIPSLTTLKIIQDSPEDYHSNTGALIIGNPKVNGLPSLPFARKEAEMVGRLMRVPPLLEEKATKQAVLERIGSVSLIHFAAHGNAQRGEIALSPIPIPNSQNAIPPQEAYMLTMADVSRVKVRAKLVVLSCCHSGRGEITAEGVIGIARAFLGSGARSVLAALWAIPDLATEQLMNQFYKHLVKGESASESLHQAMKWMRKNRSRKMSEWASFTLIGDDVRLEFDKQRKEDENISKETDLRDF from the exons ATGTCAGACGacataagtgcggaaagatacgggaggaaactgtttgacttaTACAGCGAGTCTGGAATAATGTTTTATAAACTAGGTGAAAACCTAAAAGCGAAGGAATATTTTGGGAGGGCCCTTGCCATaacaacagaaattggcgacagaagcggAGAAGAATCCTGTTTCAGAAACCTTGGAGTCTTGcttcagtcgcttggccaatacgacaaggctaaagagtatctccaaaaagcgctcgtcatcacaactgaaattggcgacagagaaggggaagcatcatgttatggaaacctaggtactgtgttttatttGCTTGGCCAGtatgacaaggctaaagagtatcaccaaaaagcgcttgtcatcgcaactaaaattggcgacagagaaggggaggcaactgactacggaaacctgggtactgtgtttaagtcgcttggccaatacgacaatgctaaagagtatctccaaaaagcgcttgtcatcaaaactgaaattggcgacagacaaggggaagcatcatgttatggaaacctaggtaatgtgtttctGTCTCTTggccaatatgacaaggctaaagagtatctccaaaaagcgcttgtcatcagaactgaaattggcgacagaaaaggggaagcatcatgttatggaaacctaggtgctgtgtttgagtcgcttggccaatatgacaaggctaaagagtatcaccaaaaagcgcttgtcatcacaactgaaattggcgacagacaaggggaggcaactgactacggaaacctaggtactgtgtttaagttgcttggccaatacgacaaggctaaagagtatcaccaaaaagcgcttgtcatcaaaactgaaattggcgacagacaaggggaagcatcatgttatggaaacctaggtactgtgtttctgttgcttggccaatatgacaaggctaaagagtatcaccaaaaagcgcttgtcatcaaaactgaaattggcgacagacaaggggaagcatcatgttatggaaacctaggtactgtgtttaagttgcttggccaatacgacaaggctaaagagtatcaccaaaaagcgcttgtcatcaaaactgaaattggcgacagacaaggggaagcatcatgttatggaaacctaggtactgtgtttctgttgcttggccaatatgacaaggctaaagagtatctccaaaaagcgcttgtcatcaaaactgaaattggcgacagaaaaggggaagcatcatgttatggaaacctaggtgctgtgtttgagtcgcttggccaatatgacaaggctaaagagtatctcctaaaagcgcttgtcatcacaactgaaattggcgacagaaaagaggaagcatcatgttatggaacgCTAGGTATtgtgttttattcgcttggccagcacgacaaggctaaagattatcaccaaaaagcgcttgtcatcagaactgaaattggtgacagaaaaggggaagcatcatgttatggaaacctaggtactgtgttttggtcgcttggccaatacgacaaggctaaagagtatcaccaaaaagcgcttttcatcacaactgaaattggtgacagaaaaggggaagcatcatgttatggaaacctaggtactgtgtttaagttgcttggccaatacgacaaggctaaagagtatcaccaaaaagcgcttgtcatcaaaactgaaattggcgacagacaaggggaagcatcatgttatggaaacctaggtactgtgtttctgttgcttggccaatatgacaaggctaaagagtatctccaaaaagcgcttgtcatcagaactgaaattggcgacagaaaaggggaagcatcatgttatggaaacctaggtgctgtgtttgagtcgcttggccaatatgacaaggctaaagagtatctccaaaaagcgcttgtcatcacaactgaaattggcgacagaaaagaggaagcatcatgttatggaacgCTAGGTATtgtgttttattcgcttggccagcacgacaaggctaaagattatcaccaaaaagcgcttgtcatcagaactgaaattggtgacagaaaaggggaagcatcatgttatggaaacctaggtactgtgttttggtcgcttggccaatacgacaaggctaaagagtatcaccaaaaagcgcttttcatcacaactgaaattggcgacagaaaaggggaagcatcatcttatggaaacctaggtactgtgtttca AATTGTTGGTGATtatgaagcttcggaagtatgcttggagaaagctttattcatatccagagatattggagcTGGAAGAAAAGAGTTCGAAGTCCTTGAACAGtacgccattttgtatttatttcaaaataaaatcaaagactctctgtcgtgtcttcatctgtgcgttgaaaagtatgaggagctgagatattttttgggcgccaatgatgagttcaaaacatcattgcTGGAGcactcaggaatatttccctacaagctgctttgtactttgctctgtgacaccggaaatgctcgggatgctctCTATGTagaggagttgggtcgagctagaggcctatcagacttaatggcagagaagtactcggttgaaacgcatATCtttgctaatccacaatcttggtttggcattgagaacattttaagaacgaaaaataactgtacttgtctgtacatttcttattttcagaaacgtttgcatttgtggatcttgaaaacaagtggagtccttcaccatagaagaatatcagtagaagagaatctagttcaggctgggttgcccaaagatttgtctttgagtcaatttttggatgataatttccggggtcttggtattttgcctactaaagattgtgaagatcggtctttaaatacgattaaCGTGCAACCTCTCTCTCCCGcacaaaagagctcagcaagattgcgactcgtCGAGGAGGACGAGGACAAGGAAGTTatttcaagtctatctttgtgttacaaaatgtttatagCTCCCGTTTATGATTTGTTGGAGAGGCCTGAAGTCATCATcgttcctgaccgcagtttgtacaaagttccaTTTGCTGcactgagtgaaaaggagggagccgaattCCTCTCGGAGACTCATAagatccgtgtcattccttccttgacaacactcaagatcattcaagatagtccagaggactatcacagcaacactggtgccttgataataggcaatcccaaggttaaTGGGCTGCCGTCATTGCCAtttgcaagaaaggaagcggagatggttgGACGACTGATGCGTGTTCCGCCTCTGCTagaagagaaagcaacgaagcaggcggtgcttgagcggataggttcagtgagcctgatacattttgctgcccatggcaACGCCCAAAgaggagaaattgccctctcccccattcctaTTCCCAACAGTCAAAATGCTATCCCACcacaggaagcttacatgttgacgatggctgatgtctcacgagtgaaagttagagctaaactggtggtacttagctgctgtcacagtggaagagGTGAGATAACAGCCGAGGGAGtgataggaattgcccgtgcgttcttaggatctggtgctcgctcggtgttagctgcgctgtgggccattccagactTAGCAACGGAGCAGCTGATGAATCAGTTCTACAAACACCTTGttaaaggagaaagtgccagtgaatcccttcatcaagccatgaagtggatgagaaaaaaccgCTCGAGAAAAatgtctgagtgggcttcgtttacgctgataggagatgatgtgaggctcgagtttgacaagcagag GAAAGAGGATGAGAATATCTCGAAGGAAACAGACCTTAGAGACTTTTAA